Proteins from a genomic interval of Streptomyces sp. NBC_00820:
- the murJ gene encoding murein biosynthesis integral membrane protein MurJ, whose protein sequence is MAPPAGPTGPTGGDRAPRHPAPTTPTAPTVAAAPTPVPAPIPVPVPAPAPERQAPLTGRSLAKATLLTASLSVAGALLGLVRDQSLARLFGAGRDTDAFLVAWTVPEFAATLLIEDGLAFALIPAFSVALARRARGAAGDPVRSLIAGTLPRLALAFAAVGALVAVAAPGVVKVLAPGLPDPGLAVDCTRITATCVVSFGLAGYCSAALRAHRRFLAPAAIYVAYNTGIVTAMFALGGAWGVRSAAFGVAVGGVLMVLTQLPSLVGQFRARRVTGGGGPDTGGAPRPLDVPLMATVLLFALCRQSQVLIERFLASSLPAGAISHLNYAQKIAQIPMTMSMMLCTVTFPVVARALAEGDTERARIRVERDLSVASCLVLLGTAAVVACAPQIVHLLFQRGAFTARDTAATAGVMRVYALGLLGQTLTGVLVRSYFSAGRATWYPVGAMAAGIAATSLIGAGTVGAYGVTGIAAANATGITLTAALLLCGMRTARHGRPRGVPVRTGPVLRELGRPLGAAVPATAAGALVAARPTAPLAGFAAGGVTVTVVFVLLCWALGAQGFAPAFRSMTAHTRRLAHAVFR, encoded by the coding sequence ATGGCCCCGCCGGCCGGTCCGACCGGGCCGACCGGCGGCGACCGCGCCCCTCGCCACCCGGCGCCCACCACCCCGACCGCCCCCACCGTCGCGGCCGCCCCCACGCCCGTTCCCGCCCCCATTCCGGTCCCGGTTCCCGCGCCCGCCCCCGAACGGCAAGCCCCCCTGACCGGCCGTTCGCTCGCCAAGGCCACCCTCCTCACCGCCTCCCTCTCGGTCGCGGGGGCGTTGCTGGGGCTGGTGCGGGACCAGTCGCTGGCGCGGCTGTTCGGGGCCGGCCGGGACACGGACGCCTTCCTGGTGGCGTGGACCGTGCCGGAGTTCGCGGCCACGCTGCTCATCGAGGACGGGCTGGCGTTCGCGCTGATCCCGGCGTTCAGCGTGGCGCTGGCCCGCCGGGCGCGGGGCGCTGCCGGGGACCCGGTACGGTCCCTGATCGCCGGTACGCTCCCCCGGCTGGCGCTGGCCTTCGCCGCCGTGGGCGCGCTGGTCGCCGTGGCGGCCCCGGGGGTCGTCAAGGTCCTGGCGCCCGGTCTGCCCGACCCCGGGCTCGCCGTGGACTGCACCCGGATCACCGCGACCTGCGTGGTCAGCTTCGGCCTCGCCGGGTACTGCAGCGCGGCCCTGCGGGCGCACCGCCGCTTCCTGGCACCGGCCGCGATCTACGTCGCCTACAACACGGGCATCGTCACGGCGATGTTCGCGCTCGGCGGCGCCTGGGGGGTGCGCTCGGCGGCGTTCGGGGTCGCGGTGGGCGGGGTGCTGATGGTCCTCACCCAACTGCCGTCGCTGGTGGGCCAGTTCCGCGCGCGCCGGGTGACGGGCGGCGGCGGACCCGACACGGGCGGGGCGCCGCGCCCCCTGGACGTTCCGCTGATGGCCACCGTGCTGCTGTTCGCGCTGTGCCGGCAGTCGCAGGTGCTCATCGAGCGGTTTCTCGCCTCCAGCCTGCCCGCCGGGGCCATCTCGCACCTGAACTACGCCCAGAAGATCGCGCAGATCCCGATGACCATGTCGATGATGCTGTGCACGGTCACCTTCCCGGTGGTGGCGCGGGCGCTGGCCGAGGGCGACACCGAGCGGGCCCGGATCCGGGTGGAGCGGGACCTGTCGGTGGCCTCCTGCCTGGTGCTGCTCGGCACCGCCGCCGTGGTGGCCTGCGCACCGCAGATCGTCCATCTGCTTTTCCAGCGGGGCGCGTTCACCGCCCGGGACACCGCGGCGACCGCGGGGGTGATGCGGGTGTACGCGCTCGGACTGCTCGGCCAGACCCTGACGGGTGTCCTGGTCCGCTCCTACTTCTCGGCGGGCCGCGCCACCTGGTACCCGGTCGGCGCCATGGCCGCCGGGATCGCCGCGACCTCCCTGATCGGCGCCGGCACGGTCGGCGCGTACGGCGTGACCGGGATCGCCGCCGCCAACGCCACCGGCATCACGCTGACCGCCGCCCTGCTGCTGTGCGGCATGCGCACCGCCCGGCACGGCCGCCCGCGTGGGGTGCCGGTCCGCACCGGGCCCGTGCTGCGTGAGCTGGGCCGGCCGCTGGGGGCCGCGGTGCCGGCCACGGCGGCCGGGGCGCTCGTGGCGGCCCGGCCCACCGCTCCCCTCGCGGGGTTCGCCGCCGGTGGCGTCACCGTGACCGTCGTCTTCGTCCTGCTCTGCTGGGCCCTGGGTGCCCAGGGCTTCGCTCCCGCGTTCCGTTCCATGACCGCCCACACCCGAAGGCTCGCCCATGCCGTCTTCCGTTGA
- a CDS encoding polysaccharide deacetylase family protein translates to MPSSVESVPRADSSGPARPGPVPWIAMYHSVGDRSDDPYRVTVTPGRLERQLRWLRGRGLRGVSVAELLAARARGEGRGLVGLTFDDGYADFLTHALPLLARWDCTATLFVLPGRLGGVNAWDPLGPRKPLLTADGIRDAARAGVEIGSHGLTHVDLTRADDTVLGAETAGSRSTLQELTGATVAGFCYPYGTVDQRAVDAVRRAGYDYACAIDPGGLTGPFALPRVYVGQDDTAARLFLKYRLHRLRRRPVEGL, encoded by the coding sequence ATGCCGTCTTCCGTTGAGTCCGTCCCCCGCGCCGACTCCTCGGGCCCGGCCAGACCCGGCCCGGTCCCGTGGATCGCCATGTACCACTCGGTCGGCGACCGCTCCGACGACCCGTACCGCGTCACGGTCACGCCCGGCCGGCTGGAGCGGCAGCTGCGCTGGCTGCGCGGGCGCGGTCTGCGGGGGGTGTCCGTCGCCGAGCTGCTCGCCGCCCGCGCCCGCGGTGAGGGCCGCGGCCTGGTGGGCCTCACCTTCGACGACGGCTACGCCGACTTCCTCACCCACGCCCTTCCGCTGCTGGCCCGCTGGGACTGTACGGCGACCCTGTTCGTGCTGCCCGGCCGGCTCGGCGGCGTCAACGCCTGGGATCCGCTGGGCCCGCGCAAGCCGCTGCTCACCGCCGACGGCATCCGGGACGCGGCCCGGGCCGGCGTGGAGATCGGCTCGCACGGCCTCACCCACGTCGACCTGACCCGCGCCGACGACACCGTCCTCGGAGCCGAGACGGCCGGAAGCCGTTCCACGCTCCAGGAGTTGACGGGCGCGACGGTCGCCGGCTTCTGCTATCCCTACGGCACCGTCGACCAGCGCGCCGTGGACGCCGTACGGCGGGCCGGCTACGACTACGCCTGCGCCATCGACCCCGGCGGGCTGACCGGCCCGTTCGCGCTGCCCCGCGTGTACGTCGGGCAGGACGACACCGCCGCCCGCCTGTTCCTGAAGTACCGGCTGCACCGGCTGCGGCGCCGACCGGTCGAGGGGCTGTGA
- a CDS encoding glycosyltransferase, with protein sequence MRALHVITGLGVGGAEQQLRLLLRHLPLTCDVVTLTNPGSVAEGLAADGVRVSHLGMAGNRDLGALPRLARLIRRGGYDLVHTHLYRACLYGRIAARLAGVRAVVATEHSLGDSQMEGRPLTAGVRALYLAGERLGRVTVAVSPTVADRLTHWGVPRPRIAVVPNGIDLDRFRFDPVRRLRVRAELGLTDDAFVIGGIGRLAPGKRFDVLVHALARLPGDCRLLLAGGGAEEGALRRTAVEAGVADRVLFTGERPCVPDGSPGPDLPALASAMDVLASPSPEEAFGLAVIEALAAGLPVRYASCPAVEDLSPEAAPGARRVRGGADAYARALAEVRAAEPGPRTAPEAARHYRITRSAALLMDVYASALARTVPSSRSPQKVSPS encoded by the coding sequence ATGAGGGCGCTGCATGTCATCACCGGGCTCGGCGTGGGCGGCGCCGAGCAGCAACTCCGGCTGCTGCTGCGCCACTTGCCCCTCACATGCGACGTGGTGACGCTGACCAACCCCGGGTCGGTGGCCGAGGGGCTGGCCGCCGACGGGGTGCGGGTGTCCCACCTCGGCATGGCGGGCAACCGTGACCTGGGCGCGCTGCCCCGCCTGGCCCGGCTGATCCGGCGCGGCGGCTACGACCTCGTGCACACCCATCTCTACCGGGCCTGCCTGTACGGCCGGATCGCGGCCCGGCTGGCCGGGGTGCGCGCGGTCGTCGCCACCGAACACTCCCTGGGCGACTCGCAGATGGAGGGCCGGCCGCTCACGGCGGGGGTGCGCGCGCTGTACCTGGCCGGGGAGCGGCTGGGCCGGGTCACGGTCGCCGTGTCGCCCACGGTCGCCGACCGCCTCACCCACTGGGGCGTGCCCCGGCCGCGCATCGCGGTCGTACCGAACGGCATCGACCTGGACCGGTTCCGCTTCGACCCGGTACGACGGCTGCGCGTCCGCGCCGAACTCGGCCTGACCGACGACGCGTTCGTCATCGGCGGCATCGGCAGGCTCGCGCCCGGCAAGCGCTTCGACGTCCTCGTGCACGCGCTCGCCCGGCTCCCCGGCGACTGCAGGCTGCTGCTGGCCGGCGGCGGCGCCGAGGAGGGCGCCCTGCGCCGCACCGCCGTCGAGGCCGGGGTCGCCGACCGGGTGCTGTTCACCGGGGAACGGCCGTGCGTCCCCGACGGCTCACCCGGCCCGGACCTGCCCGCGCTGGCCTCGGCGATGGACGTGCTCGCCTCGCCGTCCCCGGAGGAGGCGTTCGGACTGGCCGTCATCGAGGCGCTGGCCGCCGGGCTGCCGGTGCGGTACGCCTCCTGCCCGGCCGTCGAGGACCTGTCCCCGGAAGCCGCCCCCGGGGCCCGGCGCGTCCGGGGCGGCGCCGACGCCTACGCCCGCGCGCTCGCCGAGGTCCGTGCGGCCGAGCCCGGCCCGCGCACCGCCCCCGAGGCGGCCCGCCACTACCGCATCACCCGCAGCGCCGCCCTGCTGATGGACGTCTACGCGTCGGCGCTGGCCCGCACGGTCCCCTCGTCCCGTTCCCCGCAGAAAGTCAGCCCGTCATGA
- a CDS encoding lipopolysaccharide biosynthesis protein encodes MTETHSRRHRTASRPPGGRTLPPWSLVAAGVLAGGLLGGAYGVLKPPVYTATSYLVAVPTEHSDTASALGFAQVYGRVATQDVVLAEARAGAGVPLDTLRDSVRTATSPDAPMVAVSATSARPAQAAAMANAVAVSLAQHADATKADTHVGLQRFAPAVPPSTPTSASAGVTALVGASAGGLLGGLALLVRPGRRPEEEPARPASLPGPTLAADAHRPL; translated from the coding sequence ATGACCGAGACCCACTCCCGGCGCCATCGCACCGCCTCCCGTCCGCCGGGCGGCCGTACCCTCCCGCCCTGGTCGCTGGTGGCGGCCGGCGTGCTCGCGGGCGGCCTGCTCGGCGGCGCCTACGGCGTGCTGAAACCGCCGGTGTACACGGCCACCAGCTACCTCGTCGCCGTACCCACCGAGCACTCCGACACCGCCTCCGCGCTCGGCTTCGCGCAGGTCTACGGCCGGGTCGCCACCCAGGACGTCGTACTGGCCGAGGCGCGGGCGGGCGCGGGCGTGCCGCTGGACACCCTGCGCGACAGCGTGCGCACGGCCACCTCGCCGGACGCGCCGATGGTCGCCGTCTCCGCCACCTCCGCGCGCCCCGCCCAGGCCGCCGCCATGGCCAACGCGGTGGCCGTCTCCCTGGCCCAGCACGCCGACGCCACCAAGGCCGACACCCACGTCGGGCTCCAGCGGTTCGCGCCCGCCGTGCCGCCGAGCACGCCGACCTCGGCCTCGGCGGGGGTGACCGCGCTGGTCGGGGCGAGCGCCGGCGGGCTGCTCGGCGGGCTGGCGCTGCTGGTCCGGCCGGGCCGCCGGCCGGAGGAGGAACCCGCGCGGCCGGCCTCGCTGCCCGGTCCGACTCTCGCCGCCGACGCGCACCGTCCGCTGTGA
- a CDS encoding GNAT family N-acetyltransferase, which yields MTATYPARTRHRAQPTAAAGLVTELVTDERAFAALAPAWGRLYKRCAAATPFQSHAWLHSWWQSYGRPRRLRLLLVRRGRDLVAAAPLMLVRRPLPALVPLGGAISDYADVLLDDADDGRALGALTEALSAAARTALIDLREVRPGAVAERIHDRWRGPRRGVPDSLCLELPAVPMAELVARLPSGKAQRVRAKLRKLTALGVTRRVAGPMEVDVALHRLLALHRLQWQDRKVTSEHLSPRFREHLARAVGPMVRSGNAVVTEFRIGADVVAVDLTLLSRSLAGGYLYGAHPRLRETRADVAVMLLDACTERTVAGGHGALSLLRGDEPYKHHWRPEPVVNRRLLLARRSTAPLLSAALLDAAARQRGKEVLHRWKERDRD from the coding sequence GTGACGGCCACGTACCCGGCGCGCACCAGGCACCGCGCGCAGCCCACGGCCGCGGCCGGACTCGTCACCGAACTCGTCACCGACGAACGGGCCTTCGCCGCGCTGGCCCCGGCCTGGGGACGGCTGTACAAGCGGTGCGCCGCCGCGACCCCGTTCCAGAGCCACGCGTGGCTGCACTCGTGGTGGCAGTCGTACGGCAGGCCGCGCCGGCTCAGGCTGTTACTGGTGCGCCGCGGACGCGATCTGGTCGCGGCGGCCCCGCTGATGCTGGTCCGCCGGCCGCTGCCCGCGCTGGTGCCGCTCGGCGGGGCGATCTCGGACTACGCGGACGTACTGCTGGACGACGCCGACGACGGACGCGCGCTCGGCGCCCTGACCGAGGCCCTGTCGGCGGCGGCGCGCACGGCCCTGATCGACCTGCGCGAGGTCCGCCCGGGCGCCGTGGCCGAGCGGATCCACGACCGCTGGCGCGGGCCGCGCCGCGGGGTGCCGGACTCGCTGTGCCTGGAGCTGCCCGCGGTGCCCATGGCCGAACTGGTCGCCCGGCTGCCGTCGGGCAAGGCCCAGCGGGTGCGCGCCAAGCTCCGCAAGCTGACCGCGCTGGGGGTGACGCGGCGGGTGGCCGGACCGATGGAGGTGGACGTCGCCCTGCACCGGCTGCTGGCCCTGCACCGCTTGCAGTGGCAGGACCGGAAGGTGACGAGCGAGCACCTCAGTCCCCGGTTCCGCGAGCATCTGGCGCGCGCGGTGGGTCCGATGGTGCGCTCCGGGAACGCCGTCGTGACGGAGTTCCGGATCGGCGCGGACGTGGTCGCCGTCGACCTGACCCTGCTGTCCCGGAGCCTGGCCGGCGGCTATCTGTACGGCGCCCATCCGCGCCTGCGCGAGACCAGGGCGGACGTGGCCGTGATGCTGCTGGACGCGTGCACCGAGCGGACCGTCGCGGGCGGGCACGGGGCGCTGAGTCTGCTGCGCGGCGACGAGCCCTACAAGCACCACTGGCGTCCCGAACCGGTCGTCAACCGGCGGCTGCTGCTGGCCCGGCGGAGCACCGCCCCACTGCTGTCGGCCGCGCTGCTGGACGCGGCCGCCCGGCAGCGGGGCAAGGAGGTGCTGCACCGGTGGAAGGAACGCGACCGGGACTAG
- a CDS encoding glycoside hydrolase family 26 protein yields the protein MARQQRRVRRPRLAVVAATITASVALTAGPGFAAGGTRATDHPAPAPTALAPSASAPTAPAPSASAATAPTPTAPAAADPTPAAPTPTTPTPTTPAPVTPAPAAPAKTYPAFGAFLDSGALGVARMAGLSHWLGDAELKVAHTYLPGDHWADIEGAPGFLDVWAHWRREKADRTLVLNVPMQERNEDNLSDAQVRLLLRLGEAGQFDRHFRALAQRLVALGVPDTVLVLGWEMNGATYTHRCGPDPEAWKAYWKRIVTTMRSVPGQRFRFDFAPSRGRDAVPWTECYPGDDMVDVIGMDSYDQPSGLSFDEQVAEPYGLQQQVDFAKAHGKPVSYPEWGLFSNGDNTEYMRRMLAWIDEHKPLYNTLTDYCPHGVWQCSRNPRSSEVYRSALYGRTDQPAPEPTPTPTPTPTPVVKPTPTPTPSPVVKPTPTPTPTPVVKPTPTPTPTPTPVQAPAPTPVPVTSPPANCSPLNLGDWVEYWLGGKLCLRFDWWSRSR from the coding sequence ATGGCTCGACAGCAGCGAAGGGTCCGGCGCCCGCGACTGGCCGTGGTCGCGGCGACGATCACCGCGTCGGTCGCCCTGACGGCCGGTCCCGGATTCGCGGCGGGAGGGACACGGGCGACCGATCATCCCGCTCCCGCACCGACGGCTCTCGCACCGAGCGCTTCGGCACCGACGGCTCCTGCACCGAGCGCATCGGCAGCGACCGCACCTACGCCGACCGCTCCGGCGGCGGCTGATCCGACGCCCGCCGCACCGACGCCGACGACTCCGACGCCGACGACTCCCGCACCGGTCACTCCGGCACCGGCAGCTCCCGCGAAGACGTATCCGGCCTTCGGTGCCTTCCTCGACTCCGGGGCGCTCGGAGTGGCGCGGATGGCCGGGCTCAGTCACTGGCTCGGCGACGCGGAGCTGAAGGTCGCGCACACCTATCTGCCCGGCGACCACTGGGCCGACATCGAGGGCGCGCCCGGCTTCCTGGACGTGTGGGCGCACTGGCGGCGCGAGAAGGCGGACCGCACCCTCGTGCTCAACGTGCCCATGCAGGAGCGCAACGAGGACAACCTCTCCGACGCCCAGGTGCGCCTGCTGCTGCGGCTGGGCGAGGCGGGACAGTTCGACCGGCACTTCCGTGCCCTGGCCCAGCGGCTGGTGGCGCTGGGCGTGCCGGACACGGTGCTCGTGCTCGGCTGGGAGATGAACGGCGCCACGTACACCCACCGCTGCGGACCGGACCCGGAGGCCTGGAAGGCGTACTGGAAGCGGATCGTCACCACCATGCGGTCGGTGCCGGGCCAGAGGTTCCGGTTCGACTTCGCGCCGAGCCGCGGCCGCGACGCCGTGCCGTGGACCGAGTGCTACCCGGGCGACGACATGGTCGACGTCATCGGCATGGACTCCTACGACCAGCCGAGCGGCCTGTCCTTCGACGAGCAGGTGGCGGAACCCTACGGCCTCCAGCAGCAGGTGGACTTCGCCAAGGCCCACGGCAAGCCCGTCTCCTATCCGGAGTGGGGACTCTTCAGCAACGGGGACAACACCGAGTACATGCGGCGCATGCTCGCCTGGATCGACGAGCACAAGCCGCTGTACAACACGCTGACCGATTACTGCCCGCACGGGGTGTGGCAGTGCTCGCGCAACCCCCGGTCCTCCGAGGTCTACCGGTCCGCCCTGTACGGCCGCACCGACCAGCCGGCCCCGGAACCCACCCCGACCCCGACCCCGACTCCGACCCCGGTCGTCAAACCCACCCCGACCCCCACTCCGAGCCCAGTCGTCAAGCCCACCCCGACCCCCACTCCGACCCCGGTGGTCAAGCCCACCCCGACCCCGACACCCACCCCGACCCCGGTGCAGGCTCCCGCGCCCACCCCCGTGCCCGTCACGAGTCCTCCCGCCAACTGCTCGCCGCTGAACCTCGGTGACTGGGTCGAGTACTGGCTCGGCGGAAAGCTCTGCCTGCGCTTCGACTGGTGGTCGCGGAGCCGCTAG
- a CDS encoding NAD(P)-binding domain-containing protein yields MYDLLVVGAGPYGLSVASHAVAAGLDVRVFGRPMATWLDHMPRGMLLESAPWATNLSDPEGRWRLDVFRAFRASRGTTVPHADPLPLEVFTEYGLWFARNAVPPPDERTVTGVAPCQGGFEVNVEDGERLTARTVALAVGVPPFAELPAPLRGVPSALVSHSSHHRDLERFRDQDVTVLGAGQSALETAALLAEQGTRVRLLARAERLRWNPVPSALERPWWHSARAPHSALGRGWRNGFYAERPDLYRRLPARTRARLAVDARGPAGAWWLRERVEPRVAALLGHELVAAREVPGGLRLETAGRRGGRRVLETGHVIAATGFRVGRERLRLVCPGLRALLATGAGGAPEVGLDFESSYPGLFLAGLVTAADFGPAMRFVHGASFTADTLVRGVRRRLREGPAGWRIPAGRRGEVPDGARH; encoded by the coding sequence ATGTACGACCTGCTGGTGGTGGGGGCGGGTCCCTACGGCCTGTCCGTCGCGTCGCACGCGGTGGCGGCCGGACTGGACGTGCGGGTCTTCGGGCGGCCCATGGCGACCTGGCTCGACCACATGCCCCGGGGAATGCTCCTGGAGTCGGCGCCGTGGGCGACCAACCTCTCGGATCCGGAAGGCCGTTGGCGCCTCGATGTGTTCCGCGCGTTCCGCGCGTCCCGCGGGACGACGGTCCCGCACGCCGATCCCCTCCCGCTGGAGGTGTTCACCGAGTACGGCCTGTGGTTCGCCCGCAACGCCGTGCCGCCGCCCGACGAGCGGACGGTGACCGGGGTGGCACCCTGCCAGGGCGGCTTCGAGGTGAACGTCGAGGACGGGGAGAGGCTCACCGCGCGGACGGTCGCGCTGGCCGTGGGCGTGCCGCCGTTCGCCGAGCTGCCCGCGCCGCTGCGCGGAGTGCCGTCCGCCCTCGTCTCGCACAGCAGCCACCACCGCGACCTAGAACGGTTCCGCGACCAGGATGTCACCGTGCTCGGCGCCGGCCAGTCGGCCCTGGAGACGGCCGCGCTGCTGGCCGAACAGGGCACGCGGGTAAGGCTGCTGGCCCGCGCGGAGCGACTGCGCTGGAACCCGGTCCCGTCCGCCCTCGAACGCCCGTGGTGGCACTCGGCCCGGGCCCCGCACAGCGCCCTCGGCCGCGGCTGGCGCAACGGGTTCTACGCCGAACGGCCCGACCTGTACCGGCGGCTGCCGGCGCGGACCCGGGCCCGGCTCGCAGTGGACGCGCGCGGCCCGGCGGGCGCCTGGTGGCTGCGTGAACGGGTGGAGCCCCGGGTGGCGGCGCTGCTCGGCCATGAGCTGGTGGCGGCGCGTGAAGTGCCGGGCGGACTACGCCTGGAGACGGCCGGGCGGCGGGGCGGCAGGCGGGTGCTGGAGACCGGCCACGTCATCGCGGCGACCGGCTTCCGGGTGGGCCGCGAGCGACTGCGCCTGGTCTGCCCCGGGTTGCGCGCGCTGCTGGCCACCGGCGCCGGCGGGGCGCCGGAAGTGGGCCTGGACTTCGAGTCGTCGTACCCCGGGCTGTTCCTCGCCGGTCTGGTCACGGCCGCGGACTTCGGCCCGGCGATGCGTTTCGTGCACGGCGCGTCCTTCACGGCGGACACGCTGGTGCGCGGGGTACGGCGACGACTGCGGGAGGGGCCGGCCGGCTGGCGGATTCCGGCCGGACGGCGTGGCGAGGTGCCGGACGGGGCCCGGCACTGA
- a CDS encoding chaplin family protein has product MRQTLSKGMVVAAAAAATGVMSLYGGQALADSGAHGTAQGSPGVLSGNTVEVPVDVPVNACGNSVDVAAALNPAFGNSCANSHGSKTHAGASHTPAYGDSDDDSGYGSPSPATTPPAYGGEETTPPAYGGNESTPPAYGGDETTAPPYGGEETTPPAYGGNESTPPAYGGDETTAPPYGGDETTPPAYGGDETTAPPYGGDETTAPPYGGDETTAPPYGGDETTAPPYGGDETTAPPYGGDETTAPPYGGGETTTAPPYGGGETTTRPPYGGEETTPPPYGEHSTPPGGHHTPPPYGGEETTPPPHGGHHTPPPYGGEETTPPPHGGHHTPPPHGGHHTPPPHGGHHHGPPPSLPHTGGDARAMIATSAASAALIVAGAVLYRRGRAASRR; this is encoded by the coding sequence TTGCGACAGACCCTCAGCAAGGGCATGGTCGTGGCCGCTGCCGCCGCAGCGACGGGTGTGATGTCCTTGTACGGCGGCCAGGCGCTCGCCGACTCGGGCGCGCACGGCACCGCACAGGGCTCGCCCGGTGTGCTGTCCGGCAACACCGTCGAAGTGCCGGTGGACGTCCCGGTCAACGCCTGCGGCAACTCCGTCGACGTGGCGGCCGCGCTGAACCCCGCGTTCGGTAACTCCTGTGCGAACAGCCACGGTTCGAAGACACACGCCGGTGCCTCGCACACGCCCGCGTACGGCGACTCCGACGACGACTCCGGTTACGGCTCCCCGAGCCCCGCGACCACTCCGCCCGCCTACGGCGGCGAGGAGACCACCCCGCCCGCGTACGGCGGCAACGAGAGCACTCCGCCCGCGTACGGCGGGGACGAGACGACCGCGCCTCCGTACGGCGGCGAGGAGACCACTCCGCCCGCGTACGGCGGCAACGAGAGCACTCCGCCCGCGTACGGCGGGGACGAGACGACCGCGCCTCCGTACGGCGGCGACGAGACCACTCCGCCCGCCTATGGCGGGGACGAGACCACTGCGCCTCCGTACGGTGGGGACGAGACCACTGCGCCTCCGTACGGTGGGGACGAGACCACTGCGCCTCCGTACGGTGGGGACGAGACCACTGCGCCTCCGTACGGTGGGGACGAGACCACGGCGCCTCCCTACGGTGGGGACGAGACCACGGCGCCTCCCTACGGTGGCGGCGAGACGACCACCGCGCCTCCCTACGGCGGTGGAGAAACCACCACCCGGCCCCCCTACGGCGGCGAGGAGACCACGCCTCCCCCGTACGGCGAGCACTCCACCCCGCCCGGCGGCCACCACACCCCGCCTCCCTACGGCGGCGAGGAGACCACGCCTCCACCCCACGGCGGCCACCACACCCCGCCTCCCTACGGCGGCGAGGAGACCACGCCTCCACCCCACGGCGGACACCACACCCCGCCTCCGCATGGTGGTCACCACACGCCTCCTCCCCACGGCGGCCACCACCACGGTCCGCCGCCCTCACTTCCGCACACCGGTGGCGATGCCCGCGCCATGATCGCGACCTCGGCCGCGAGTGCGGCGCTGATCGTGGCCGGTGCCGTTCTGTACCGGCGAGGCCGAGCCGCGTCTCGTCGGTAA
- a CDS encoding chaplin → MTAEKGNSMKKSAAVIAGAILALGGAVPAFADSGATGAAVGSPGVLSGNTVEIPVHVPVNVCGDSVDVIGLLNPAFGSACGND, encoded by the coding sequence ATGACCGCAGAGAAGGGAAACTCCATGAAGAAGAGCGCTGCTGTCATCGCCGGTGCGATCCTCGCCCTGGGTGGTGCGGTGCCCGCCTTCGCCGACTCCGGTGCCACGGGCGCCGCTGTCGGTTCCCCGGGCGTCCTGTCCGGCAACACGGTCGAGATCCCGGTTCACGTGCCGGTCAACGTGTGTGGCGACTCGGTCGACGTCATCGGTCTGCTGAACCCGGCGTTCGGCAGCGCCTGCGGCAACGACTGA
- a CDS encoding rodlin produces MLKKAMAAAVVAASFVGVSAAAAPQALAIGNDTGTTSLSGNNAAESFGNNATYGSMSPQATLVGSSLNKLCVGLPVKADVQSVVAVLANVGVQDIPVLSSPQNQQCAENSTQAKDDEPLSHVLDDVSALSGNGTANN; encoded by the coding sequence ATGCTGAAGAAGGCAATGGCCGCTGCGGTGGTCGCCGCGTCCTTCGTCGGTGTGTCGGCGGCGGCAGCCCCCCAGGCGCTCGCCATCGGCAACGACACCGGCACCACGTCGCTCAGCGGCAACAACGCGGCCGAGTCGTTCGGCAACAACGCGACCTACGGCAGCATGAGCCCGCAGGCCACGCTGGTCGGCAGCTCGCTGAACAAGCTCTGTGTCGGCCTGCCCGTCAAGGCGGACGTCCAGTCGGTCGTGGCCGTCCTCGCCAACGTCGGCGTCCAGGACATCCCGGTCCTGTCCTCGCCGCAGAACCAGCAGTGCGCCGAGAACTCCACCCAGGCCAAGGACGACGAGCCGCTCTCGCACGTCCTGGACGACGTCTCGGCCCTGTCCGGCAACGGCACCGCCAACAACTGA
- a CDS encoding rodlin, producing MIKKVLAAAAVAASVVGASAVAASPALAIGNDHGTTSFSGNGASQAFGNSATYGSMSPQMALIQGSLNKPCIGLPAKVNAQSLVGLLNIGVQDIPVLSSPQNQQCVENSTQAKGDEPLSHILDDISALSGNGTANN from the coding sequence GTGATCAAGAAGGTTCTGGCCGCCGCCGCGGTCGCCGCCTCCGTCGTCGGCGCCTCCGCCGTCGCCGCGTCGCCGGCCCTGGCCATCGGCAACGACCACGGCACGACCTCCTTCAGCGGCAACGGCGCCTCCCAGGCGTTCGGCAACTCGGCCACCTACGGCAGCATGAGCCCGCAGATGGCGCTCATCCAGGGTTCGCTGAACAAGCCCTGCATCGGCCTGCCCGCGAAGGTCAACGCCCAGTCCCTGGTGGGTCTGCTCAACATCGGCGTGCAGGACATCCCGGTCCTGTCCTCGCCGCAGAACCAGCAGTGTGTCGAGAACTCCACCCAGGCCAAGGGCGACGAGCCGCTCTCGCACATCCTGGACGACATCTCCGCCCTGTCCGGCAACGGCACCGCCAACAACTGA